From the genome of Amphiura filiformis unplaced genomic scaffold, Afil_fr2py scaffold_21, whole genome shotgun sequence, one region includes:
- the LOC140143401 gene encoding retinol dehydrogenase 11-like, with the protein MTNLHGKTAIITGGNAGIGKETAIDFARRGARVIIGCRNPKKATEAVKEIQRRSGSSNVIFIPLELSDQDSVRKFAETVLKQESRIHYLINNAGIGKSAKGHRTKEGYNTVFAVNHFGHFLLSMLLLDKIKDSAPSRIVNVSSNRHRLVKPGDLYFSPKDEEGRIYPGLREYNRSKLANVLFSKELARRLEGSGVTTYCVHPGIILSSMLATYREATRIPIILYWKLIIRYWLVGSNERAGAQTTIYCALEESITHISGRYFDNCRVAKESELARDDGLAKKLWDVSCQATGLCL; encoded by the exons ATGACAAATTTACATGGAAAAACTGCGATTATTACAG GTGGAAATGCTGGAATTGGCAAAGAAACTGCCATCGATTTTGCACGTCGTGGAGCCCGAGTTATTATTGGCTGCAGAAATCCAAAGAAGGCCACAGAGGCAGTCAAG GAAATTCAAAGACGCTCTGGAAGCAGCAACGTAATATTTATTCCACTGGAACTCTCCGATCAAGATTCCGTCCGAAAATTTGCCGAAACTGTCTTGAAACAAGAATCAAGAATTCATTATCTAATTAATAATGCAG GAATTGGTAAATCAGCTAAGGGTCATCGCACCAAAGAAGGCTATAATACGGTTTTTGCTGTAAACCACTTTGGACACTTTCTGCTTTCCATGTTATTATTAGATAAAATCAAAGATAGTGCTCCAAGTCGCATTGTTAATGTTTCGTCTAATCGTCATAGACTCGTGAAACCAGGAGATTTGTACTTTTCTCCGAAAGACGAAGAAG GTCGCATATATCCTGGTCTACGAGAGTACAATAGAAGCAAACTTGCCAACGTTCTATTCTCCAAAGAACTTGCACGACGGCTTGAAGGATCTGGCGTAACTACCTACTGCGTACATCCGGGTATTATTCTATCTAGTATGCTTGCGACGTACAGGGAGGCAACTCGCATACCTATAATACTTTACTGGAAGTTAATCATTCGGTATTG GCTTGTGGGAAGTAATGAGAGAGCCGGAGCACAAACGACCATTTACTGCGCTCTTGAGGAGTCTATAACGCACATTTCAGGGCGTTATTTTGACAATTGTCGTGTAGCTAAGGAGTCCGAATTAGCTCGTGACGACGGATTGGCAAAGAAACTATGGGATGTTAGTTGCCAAGCAACTGGTCTTTGCCTGTAA